The Triticum urartu cultivar G1812 chromosome 5, Tu2.1, whole genome shotgun sequence genome contains the following window.
CATGGACACGACTGATATAGCCGAATAGTTTTCCTAGTAACGACGGGACAAAGCAATACGCGTGGACACGACATGTATCCAGCAATATCTCTTTCCTTTTGGGTTtataaaagaaataaaagaaaaaggggGTACATCAGGGATACTGGACAAATATGGCATGGGGGGAAGATGGGAACGTTAGCCACTGGTGGGGAAGAAGAGACAGGCAGAGTGGAAGATGGGAAGGTGGTTGCCGGTGAGGAAGAAGCTCTAGAAATATGGGGATTGCAGCCTGCGGTGAGGAAGAAGATTCAGGCACACGGGAAGATGGGGATGCAAGTTGTCGACAAGCAAGAAGGTACAGGCGCATCTCATGTTCTGCATTTCTTTGGTGGCTAGAGGCGCATCTCATGTTATGCACTTCTTCGGTAGCTAGAGGAAGTGGAGAAAGAGCATGGGAATAAGAAGGGCTGGAAAAGCTGGCCTAGTCTAGGTTTTCTAAGGTTGGATCTTATATGGGCTCTGAGTGGAGGATTACATGTACATGGGCTTTTGGTGGAGGGTCTTCTTACGTGAATGGACTACTCAAGGCCTTTCATCAATGAAAATGGGGCAACAGATATGCAAAAATCTTAACTAAAAAATTCTCTCATCAAAATTATCATTTAATCTTTGTGCTATTTATTTTTCTAAATACTTACATATGCTGCCATATTACCAAATGGTTGTTTTTGGAAAATGCTGAATCTCATGTCCCCGCACTCGTATTGATGCTTCTTACGTTTCTATCACTACACCTACTCTGCTCTTGTTTGACATTACAAGCGTTGTTAGTATTGCGAATGACCCTGCgaagcatgagctcaccaagtATATTGGTGTTCATGCTTCTTTTGTGCGCGCTGGTGTGCAGGATCAGTTTATTGCTCTTTAGTACAAAAATGCCTTCAAGAGTTACAATTGGCGGATCTCTTTGCAAAGGCTCATACTAGAGCACAACATGACTTCTATCTGAACTCACTCTTGTTgatccaccatgagtttgaggaGAAGTGAGGCGGAAGAGAGGCGGCGACCATCATTGCACGCGCCGTCTCAAGAAGATGACGATGCTTGCGCTCAGCCACaccattctgagcatgagcaTTAGGGCCAGAGAACTAAGTAAGAGTACCCTGCTCAACAAGAAATCCTCGCAACGCATGGGAGATATACTCACCAGCTGAATCTGCGCGAAACACACGAATAGGAGTGGAAAACTGTGTATGAACCATGGCGGCAAATTTTTTGTATATGGACATAAGACCTCACTGCGAGAAGACATGAAATAGATCCAAGTGTACCGAGAAAAATCGTCTATAAAGATGATATAGTAGCGATGACCCCCTTTCGAAGCGAAGGGAGCTGGACCCCAAACATCAGAGTGAACGAGATCAAAAGGACGCTCGGACACTGACTCACTGTGAGGGTAGGGTAGCTGAATCTACTTACCAAGCCTACAACCCAGACAATCCAACGAAGCGTTACCGGAGACAGACCCCAGAACACCAGAACACCACGATGAACCAAAGATGAGAGACAAGAACCGCATAAATGGCCAAGGCGATGATGCCACTGCTAAAAAGAGCTAGTAGATGCAGCAACAGAGGCTACGAGATTGGCGGCGGTGGCAGCGAAGGGAAGACGAAGCTAATCAAGCTCCTAGAGACCATTAGAGCATCGAGGGCCGGCACCAAGCAGAGCACCCGTGCGACGATCCTGAACAAAACACGAATCGAAGTCGAGAATGACCCTACAACTAGAGTCAACAATGTGACCACCAAATATGAGCTGCATAGTAAGTCGAGGAACATGAGCGATAGAGGGAACATGAAAGGAAGAAGTGCTAAGAGTGCCTCAACTAGCTACAGGGAGAGAAGTGCCATCAGCCGTAAGAACACTAACAGGAGACTCAACAGGTCAAAAGGAGGTCAAAGTGGAAGAATCATAAGTCATATGAAAagatgctccagtatcaagaATCCATGGGGATGTACCTGAATGAGTAGATGGTGGGTTCTCAGTGCCAGAAGAGCAGCCACGAAAACTGCAGAACCTGTCGGTGAAGAATCCCAGGCACCAAGTGGGCATCGTAGCTGTGCAATCTCACGCGCAGACAAGGACACGGCAGAAGAGGTTGAGGTAGAAACACATGCTGACGATGAGCAGTCGCCACCACCTGTGGAAGCCGCGTGTAGAGTCGGCCGAGAGTAGAGAGTCAACGTAGAGCCGCATGTGGAAGccattggggggggggggggggggggggggggggggggtcgacgTAGAGCGGTCACCACCGCGCACAAAAGccgtgagaggagtcgacataGAGTGGTCGCCACCACGCGCGGAAGCCGCGGGAGGAGTCAACGTAGGGCGGCCCACAACATCGGCGAAGTCACAAAAGGTGTCGGAGTAGAGCGACAACCACCACCTCCAAGCGGGCGAGCACCAAGCACCGAGGAAAGGCGCATGTGCGAGACAGAATCAATGTACGGAATACCGTCAAAAAACACGGGGCAGCGTGGGAGAGGCGTACCCGCCGAACACATTGTACCTCTTTTTTTgctttctctttctctctctctgtttttttTTTGCAACCACGGACCTTAAGCCGGGTAAACGGAAGCGGCCAACTGACAGAATCGCCCGTCGGCCCACCAGCAGCCCAAAGCAATTCACGGACCATGCAGAGAGTAGCCCGTACGCGCGCACACGCAACACCAAGCAGGTGGATCGATTCAGCCCTGCAGTTAACACACGTAGGTGTGAGAAGTGGTCGGCGGCCGATCTAGCACGACCAATCTAAGGCGGAACCGGCCAGACGCGGACGCGGATGGCAGCAGGAACCGGTGGCCGGTCGACTTGGGCGGGGACCCGAGCTGCTCGATCTGGAAAGGCGGGCAGCAGATCACGAAGCGGACGGGATGGGTGGGCAGCTTCATCCAGGCGCTGGAGGTGGCGAAATCCAGCGGCCGGCGGCAGGAATCAAGGCCGGCAAATCAAGGCCGGCGGCGGAGATCGGCTGCTGGCCTGTAGCAACGGATGCCGACAACCACCTGGCCTGGTCGTGCACCTGCTACGGAAGAAGACACACGGTGCGGGGCCTCCAGATCAAGACACCCGCGAACACGAGGTTGACGAGGGCACCGCCAGGATCAGAAGAGACGGGGTGGGTGGGAGTAGCGGCGCCTGCAGTAGGAGCAGCAGACAACGTGGAGCAGCACAGCCGGAAAAAGGAAAACACGAAGGCGCGATTGGATCTCAGCACGAGTTGCGACGTGCCAAAAACAACCTAGAGCTCTAATACCATGTTATGAATATGCAACATGTATTACTAGGAGGTCAAGGCCACCATATATATGATGTACATGAGGATGCCAAAAGGCAAGAATACAAAAGGCCAAAGGCCATCATCAATATAACTCTTAACAGAGGGGGGGAGGGGGTAAGCAGCGTACTCTGGGGGAATATTAGGCTCTATCGAACATAAAGGGAATTGGAGGTAGCATTTTACTTATGTTAAGTCATCGACTGGTTTCTTCAACCCTTTTTCTATGTGTTGGTGTTCTATATGACCGACATAAGACTCGACTTGTTAGATATTATGGAGGTTTAGTGAGCACCATTTCTCTACCATTTTCTTCTTTTTCACCTTAGCCAATACGAGTTTACCCGGCGGGGAGGGGGGTTAAGAGTTATATATATTAAGCCATGTATCCTTTTGTGTTTTTTACATTCTATAAGGGGCTTTCTGCATATTGTACCGCACATGTACGTGTATATATACCGAGTACTCATGACCTAGCATGAGAGCTCAAGAGCTTAATGAGCATCAGATGAACAGAGCCGGTCAGAGTTTTTTGCTTGTTAACGAGCTTAACGCCGAGTAGCTCGTTAATCCACCCCTAGTCCAAATGAAGAAGCATGCCGTGTAAAAGAAGCCCACAACGTTGTGCGTCATGAAGGCCCTAGAGCGAACAATGACATCACCACACATGCAAGAGCACCGCAGAAGGGCACAATGAAGGAGGGCAACCGCGGCAAAAGGCGAGGATAGTGGAAGACctagagagaaggggcattgaAGCAACACCTCAGAGGAGAACGACGTTAGGCCTTGCACAGCTTTTGCTGATATGCCATCCTCCATAGGCAACGACAAGCAACATCGCAAACATCAAGGGAGAACACGAAGCTCATCACCCATTGTCAAGCCCAACAACCAGAACCTAGCAGACAGGGAGCTTGCCTCAGAAGCATAGTTCACCTCTTCGGCAGCCGAACAAACGAGCCCCAAGAAGAGCCATCTCCGAGGAGAGCATGTGTGGGCCATCCCCCTGGCACAGGCCACCCTATGGTGCAACGACCCCTGTCCAATCCACTCAAGCCCTCGCTACAACCCCTCCATTGGAGAAAACGCATAGCTAGTCACCTGTCAAACTATGGACGAGGAACACGCCATGGAGGCTCCAGATCTGGTACCTCTAGATTTGGAGACTCGGCTAGATGTCGAGCGACCATGCCATCAAGGCGACACAGTAGGCACCCATGCCATCGGGCCTGCCATCAAGATAGCCGAATCCGACCACTAGGCCGCCGGGGAAACGTCGCGGTGGAGGGGAAACACCACGAGCAGAGCAGGCAACCAAAGGCCCTCCTAGTCATGACCATCCTGCTCCAGACCGATGGGCACCACAACGAGGAGAGGGGAGGAGCAGCACCCGATGGCAGTGCAACagaggctagggttagggtttgggtcGCATGGGATCCGAGAGTAACAGCGGAAGAGATGGTAGCCCGCCACCGGCAGCAGTCGCATGGGGCTTTGCCCGACAGCTCCAGCAAGCATGGCCGAGGGAGGCGGGTGGAGGAGAGAAGCTGACGTGGGATGAGAATGCTTCACTAAAAACAATGCACCATATAGTGCTTGCTAGAAGGATGAAGAGTATGTAGTTTGCATAAATGTTATAAGCAAGCATCGTAAGCAATCCATTGGCACATATATCATAAATAATCTCTTAAAGGATTCGAGTATATCTAGTAAAAACAGTACTAGAAGCTAACAATATATTGAATAATTTTATAACTTATTAATTTTGACCTACCGAAGCTATCAATAGCCAATGACACTTCTTCCTCAGTAAAACCCATCTGAAGCAAATGAAGCGTTTTATCCATTACCCCAAACAATGATTCAGCTTTTACCTGGAAAAGTGCATTTTAAAGTTAAAAGTTGTAGCCGTTGACTATTATTGTTGCTAACAAGGAAATGTATATAATACAGACTAGTAGATAGTGATTATTGAACAAGTTTTTTGGGGTATACACATGGAAACCTAGAACGCATGGAAATAAGCCACAGTAAACAAGCACATCGTTAAAGAATTGCAATAGAAATAACAAAATTACGGATGGTACTCATTATTTGATAGAGATAATATGAAAGTCTTTTCAAAAACAGATTTATGGAGTTCCTGCTGGAAGCCTTTTTCCCGTGTTAGGCGGTATGTTATTTTTAGTCTCAAACCAATAATGAACAAAAGCAAATGACTATTGAATTTTGCAGAAAGAACGTATTATAAAAATAATTGATTGCTCATGCAGTCCATATTGTAAAGGGCCCATGGAATAGCTAGCTCTAAGTATACTTCGTGTCTACAAATATCGAGATTTAGAAGTAGAAGTAGCAAAGAGAAACAAAAGGAAAAAGAAGAAAACCTCATTTGTAGCATGGCCATTTTCCATATCTCCCGATAATACTCCTCCTTGAGCAGTGACAATGAAATCTACAAGCTGATCAAGTAGTGCATCCTCACCTAAAATTAAGCATATGTTGGAGTACTATTGTTATAATGAATATAATGAGAGAAAAGTCAATATCAAACACTACTAAATTGACTTTGATACATATTTACAATAAACGATGTTGTGATAAGACTGTGTGCTCTTGGTACACCTatacaacaacaaagcctttagtccaaacaagttggggtagccTAGAGTTGAAACACATAAGATCTCGAAACAAACTCATGGTTCTGACAGGCTAGAgctgaaacccataagatctcgaaACCAGCTCATGGTTCTGGGACGTGGATAGCTAACTTCCACGCACCGCTGTCCATGGCTAGttctttggtgttattctagtcaTTCAGATCTATATTTACAGACTTCTCCCATGTCAAGTTTGGTCTACCTTGACCTCTCTTGACATTATCAACACACTTTAACCATCCACTACGCATTGGCGCTTCTAGAAGCCCACGGGCCAGTTCTTTTGGGGCTTATGGCTGACTGTGGAAACAAGCTGCCCCCTCCCCAACTTATTTTAGAAGCCCAACCAATTTTTTTATTTTAGAAGCCTACTAATTAAGGGTGCAGCTTATTTCCACAGCCAACCATAAGCCCCCAAAGAACTGGCCCTATATTgtatatgcccaaaccatctcagacgatattggacaagcttctcttcaatcggtgctaccccaactctatcacGTATATCATCATTCCAGATTTGATCCTTTCttgtgtggccacacatccatctcaacatgcACATTTCTGCTACACCAAACTGTTGAACAcgtcgccttttagtcggccaacactcagcaccatacaacattgcgggtcgaatCACCATCCTATAGAACCCGcctttagcttttgtggcactcttgtcacagagaacgccagaagcttggcgccactacACAAtcaaaaatatataaaaaattgcTATGTTTACAAGTCAATGCAGAATCACAAACCTAATTGGTCGAATGCTAAATCGACTTCCGTATGTGAGAAGTTCATTGTGCGGAGTAAATATGACCTCCTTTCTAAGAAAGAATCTGGCTCCGGCTGAAATTAGGAACATTCAGAATATTAGTCTAAAGAATTCAAAACAAAGAATATGATGATAACAACTATGGCTAGGAAATCACCTTGATGTCTTGTTTAGAACTGTTTTCTTCATTGTCAGAATCAAAGAGACTGCCTAACGAACTTGACGATTCGGACCCAGAATTCTGAGGGGGCATATAGCATCAAGGTAATTTGAGAAATATGAAGAGCGTGAATTTAGATCTCTTCCATGATGTGCAACATATAATACCATTAATGAAAATTGAAATATGAGAATGCCAGATTTGACACCAGCCAATATCCCTCTAAATAAGACATCATTCTAACTCCTTGTATATTTCTCACAGTAGTGACTAGCAACAATACAAAGAATGAAGGAATAACCGCATAGAAGAAACAAAAGCTTAAACATTGATGATGAGAATTAGCCCTCTAAATAAGACATCGTTCTATCTTCTAGATATCCTCAAATAAAGTTACACTAGCAACCAGCAACAATACAGAACAAAAGAATAACTGCACAAAATAGAAGAAAACAAAAGCAAACATATCAACAATGATAATTTCAAGGTTCGTGAGATGCACAATATACGAAGTACAAGATCTTTACAGGATGGTAGCAATCAAGCACCGATACTGGTGTGCAAGAAAAAAAATCTAAGGAAATAAGAATTCTTCAGTATCAGTATTGAAATATATTCTTTTTGTGCGGGAATATTGAAATCATTCACATTCTATACAATATTTCCCATTCTACACAATTTTTCCTGCTATTTCTTTTTAATCCAGAATCAGTTATCTATTAATGATCATGAAAAGGAATAGGGACACAAGGGCCATGGTAGACTTTTAACAGCAAACTACTCAATCAAGAACTCAAGAAGGGATAATTTTACTATAAAAGCAGAACATAAACACTACGACTGTCCCAACATATCAACTAGAGAATGCATGGGAAAATCAGAATCACTTACATGATGAGACAAAAGTGACTCCAATATAGTATTAGAATCATGATCACCTGTATTGGAGATATGTGTGTGGTTAGTCTATAGATCAAAAGGTATTTGCTCTAAGTTAACTGTGTGTTCATTGCTGTAAAGGTTTCATATCGCTATACACATAAAAAAACATTTTGTAAATTATAACATACCATGTTTCTGAAGCATTTTGTCAACCAGTAATGGTGAAAATCCCATACCGATAAAGTGTGACCTTAGATAGCTggatgaagagcctggctgaccaTCCTAGAGTAAGAGTGAAGAACATCATGTCATTTTTACAACTTCACTAACAATAATCCAATAAAAGGGAACAATGTCACAAAATTGTGGTAGTCCTACCAATTTGCATTCTCTGATTCTATTTGCAATATAGAAAAGGTGTCCAGATAGCATTCTAGTTACTCTCAAATACTCAACACCGTAAATCAACTGTATCACAGTTAGTGCTCCAATCTTAAAATGCGGACTACATCCAACTCAAGAATCAAATTTATAATAACTCCTTGTGTTTTGGCGCTACGATACATGTGTTCAAGTGAAAGCAAAACAGGACAGGTGAAAGGTTTCCACGGAGAAAAACAGAAACTTGACATTGGTGGCTCAGTTAGAAGCACCACTTTAAGATCCAAGACAAATGTACATCACTAGAAAATGTACACAACATATTGATTATTACAGAATTAGGGCAAGATGACCCGACATCCTATTCGTTAAATCAATCACGTAGGAATCAAGCACATGTAGGCAGCAATTGACACTCATTACACAATGCCTCTAAACAATCAAGCACATGTAGTACATTacaaaacgctcttatatttcctTACAGAGGAAGTACGCACTAAACAAATACTACCTAAGTCCCAAATtacttgtcttaaatttgtctagaTATGAATGTATTTAGACACATTAGATACATCTGTACCTaaacaaatctaagacaagtaatttgggacggagggagtatcgaTTACTCAGCTCGCATACTTCTCCCGTTTTTCCCCAATCCATTAACAGTAGTTTACCACAATATTTTCAGATAGCACATACATCAATCGCCTCCTCCGCCTTTACGGCAGTGGGTGCCGGAGCCGGATTGGGCTGCGGCGGGTCGGCGGCGCCATCCCCATCACAATCTTCGATCTTGACCTGCGTTTAGTGTGGCAAGAAAAGGCCGCGAGTCAGCACAAGAGCGGGCGGAAAGAGGAACACGGGTGAACAGAGGAACCAGCCGCTACCATCTCGATCGAATCCGCCTCAGACGAGACCCCCCGCGGAAGAAATGGTGATGACGACAGTGGAGTGGTGAGCACTGGAGTGAGGTGAGTGAGGTGGCGGTCGGCCGGAGCCGAGCAGGACACGGGCACGCGGTCAAAGCCCTAGCCGCCGCATCGCGGAGTGGAGGACTGGAGGTGGTCCTGCCTCCTGCGGCGACGGCTCCGCCAGAGAGCTCTTTTTTTTTTTATGTCCAGGGGTTGGTAGGGTTGCCTCGCTCCCACAAACCTCTCCGCAAACCCTATATTACAGCCTGTGCTTGTCATATAAACTATTTTTTAGACGTATGCATTAACTCAATCAAATCCGCACTTTCCAAAAACAACGTCGTATATTAAATTATTCATATATAAAATCTTAAAAAAATCTCAACTAATTCTAAATTTTTTACCTTTCATTATGCATATTCAAATCAAATCAAATTTTATCAAAATATCAACTATAATTAAAATTGACTGGCTCATTTGCGtgttttttgtttctgttttttcttctatgtttcattttttgttttgtttctttGTATAACCAATTTATTTTTTTGTGCTCGGCATACTTTAATAATTGACATTCTGTCAGAacaaaatccaaccaaatcaacaCTTTCCCAAAACAATGTCATGCACTAACTCAAAACAAAATCTAACCAAATCAGCACTTTCCTAAAAAAATGTATATAGACATTTTTTAAAGGGCAACATATCTCGTGAATCCGAGCTTATTGTGTATCCATGTATCCCTGTGATCTCAGCCATTAACACTAAATCATGCGCCTCCCGTGCAGCAACAGGAACATTTACAATTAGCCGCCCGCTTTTGGACCTAACAACCATTTATTTTGCAGCAAACTCCCGAAAGTCCGTCCTCCACGATCCTCAACCGAGGTCCCCATGTCGTTTCGTGCTGCCCCAAATCCTCTGATCCTCTGCAGCCAAATCCCGCACGCCGTCGCTCCAAAATCTAAATCCCAACCCAAAGGCCTCGTACGATAGAAACCTTGGGCTAGACGGCCCCCATGAAGTCCTTTGGCGACGGCAACCAAGAAGCGACGACAACAGCGACCAGCGACAGCAACGGAGATCCGGCGGCCGTCTCAACGACGAAGCCATGGCGAATTGATGGTTCCGCGACGGTGACAACTCGTCCCAAATGCGGCGCCAACACCCCCTGGATAGCCTCCTACAACCACGACAGTCCCGATGTTGTAGCATGACGTCTGTAGGAAGCTGTTTGTTGACTGTAGCAGATGTATTAGTGCGATGCTTAATGGCATGCCATGCTTAATTGCTTTGCTTATATAGCCTGTAGCCTGTAGAGATGTAGGCTGCCGAAGATGTACTAGTGCAGTGCTTGTATCCTATATGGAGTCAGTTTGCTTATATCCTGAAGCTGTAGGCTGTGGTAACAGATTGTACTAGTGTAATTCTTGCTCACATGGTCATATTAGTGAAATTCCTGTCAGTTTGCCTGGCATTTGAAAAAAAAAACCCTTCGCTGCTACCGTGAAATAATTCTGTGACTAGTTCAGTTATGCATTGAAAAAATTGGTGACTTCATGTGGTCAAAACATGTAGTGATCAGTAACCTTTTGACTTAAAGGAAGTGGTCTGCAACAGCATTGTCCGGTTTTGAGATCAATGCCATAAGCAAAAAGTCAGTATGAGAGGTTCCCATGAAGTGACTAGATCCATTATGTGTTGAAACTTTCTGAATTATCGTGGTTGAAGCAAATACTGTTCAGTAAAGCTTCTGAACTATGAGAAGTGGCTTGCGATGTGTTTGTTCAGTTTTGAGATCAAACATATAAGCGATGCGACACTATGAAAAGTTTATTGAACATTTGCCCCAGGTCTTGGTTGATCAAATAAATTGACAAAACTGCATTGTTTGTCCTTGTACGATGCTAGTCTGAGGAAAAATAttggtgcaacagcaagcatGGTCAACATTTGAAATCCTGAACTTCAGCTTCATATTTAACCATCTAACGGATATGAAGGGGCAATAAAAATGCATGTACTGCCACTATACAGCCTCTCAAGTTACATAGAAACCAGAAATGTCATCATGCTTCCATACTTGGTAGAAAAACATTAAGTGGATACATATGTTCAATATTCTGTAACAATTTGACAAGCATCAAAACTTGTCAGAAATCAACTAAACTTTAATTGGATATAACACAAATTCTGATCCATTATATGACTTCAGTATATCAAATTGCAAATAATATAACATAGATTAAATCATTATTTTCTTGGACAATTTTTCATATCAGGAAGCACCATTTGGTTGCACATCTTCCGCAATCAAGCTCCTTTTCCCTTCAATAGTTTTGCTTGGACAATTGCGACTATCATGAAACACCATTTGCTTGCATGTCTTGCACAAGCGTGCAACCTTTAACTTCGCTTCTTTGTCCTTCCTTTTCCTATCACCCTCCTTGATCTCCTTTCCACTCTTTATTCTTTTGCATCTCCCCACGGTACGAACATCAGTTGGTGGATGTATATCAACTTCTGTAGGAATATTACAACCAATAAAAGCCTCATATTCGTCTTGCCTAGTGTTCTGTGTGGCTGCAGGGACCATTTGGTCTAAAGGCGCCTCAATGCTCAACACACTTGATGTTAAGAAGTCCATGCCTTCATTTGAGTGCTTTGCCTTTTGAATCAACTCTTCCATCTTATCACGTACAGTCGAAATCTTCTTTCTCGTGGCTGCATCTAGTGAATCTGTGGGCTTTTCTTCTAGTAGGTTCCCCTGTTCATCATAAACATTCTCCCTGCAAAGGAAATAAGATATTGTTAGTCCTATGATTTTGAAATTAGAATAAGAAATTGATTGGCATGCATTTTTTACCTCTTGCACCGTTTCTGCCATCTTTTCATAATGTAATAGTTGGGAAGTTCATTTTGGTTCTCAATCCTCAACACTTGGATAATATGTCGACATGGAATACCGATTGACTCAAATAACTTGCACGGACAATTTGCTATCATGGTTGTAGTGTCATAGGAGACCTCCCTAACCTTACCAGATCGACCTCTCAGGGTCACCGTTTTTAACCCCACACCTTGTGTAATACCCTGAACACAACAATGATCTCTAGCAGCAATAACTTGTAGCTGAAATTTCTCGAATACCTCATATGTGAATACCTCACTACCTTGTTTCTCCATTGTCCATGGCGTAAATAGTTGTGGGGTGGTATGCATGCTTCTGTTTGTCTGCCATTAATTCTTCCTCACGTTGGCATTCTAAAGCTGTGTCGAACCTAAGCCAGAACTCAACAaaagcaagcctacgatgaatGAAACGGTTGAAAAAAGAATTTGCACTTTCTGACCTTGAAGTGGTTCGGAGCAAGCCCGCAAGAGATATATCCATAAAGTAGGCTGGTATCCATGTATCTCTAATGGTAAACCTCTTAGCTAACCACTCGTTATCCTCCAACCCAAAATCTGTAATGATGGAATTCCATTGTGACTCAAACTCACTTGCAGTTTCTGAACCCCAAACACATGAGTTCAACCTCGGCCAAAATTCAGAATCTTCCCTAATCAAAGGTCCAACTTTTTCAGGCACCTTTTCCATTATATGCCACATGCATAACCTATGCATAGTGGCTGGAAGAACTTTGTCAATACCATTCTTGATGCTAGCAGCTTCATCAGTTATGATGAGTCTAGGTGCTACCCCTCCCATTGCTTTTAGGAAGGTCTGAAATAACCAAATGTATGACTCATCCTTCTCATTTGATAAGAATCCAGCACCAAAAAAGACACTTTG
Protein-coding sequences here:
- the LOC125506769 gene encoding protein FAR1-RELATED SEQUENCE 5-like — translated: MEKQGSEVFTYEVFEKFQLQVIAARDHCCVQGITQGVGLKTVTLRGRSGKVREVSYDTTTMIANCPCKLFESIGIPCRHIIQVLRIENQNELPNYYIMKRWQKRCKRENVYDEQGNLLEEKPTDSLDAATRKKISTVRDKMEELIQKAKHSNEGMDFLTSSVLSIEAPLDQMVPAATQNTRQDEYEAFIGCNIPTEVDIHPPTDVRTVGRCKRIKSGKEIKEGDRKRKDKEAKLKVARLCKTCKQMVFHDSRNCPSKTIEGKRSLIAEDVQPNGAS